TAAAAAGCTGCGTCCCGTCCGGTTAATTCTTTATATTTAGCGCCTATTGATGAAATAAAATCTTTAACTGAGTCATCTTTTACGATACTGACTGTGCAGCCTCCGAAGCCGCCTCCTGTCATGCGGGAACCAATTACTCCGGGAAAATCCCAAGCTAATTTTGCAAGTATGTCAAGCTCATTGATTGTAACTTGATAATTATCACGTAAAGAAACATGAGACGCATTCATTAACCGTCCAAAAGTTTGTAAATCTCCGGCCTTAAGCGAATCATAAGCCCGTAAAGCTCTAGCATTCTCACTCACTGCATGACGTGCACGACGCAAATTAATGGGATCATTTATCAAATATGAGTATTCGTCAAGCTCGTTTTCTGTCAGATCACACAAGCAGGAAATTTCTTTTACTTTCTGAAGGTCTGCTAATGCCTGTTCACACTGTTGACGGCGCAAATTATATTCTGAACTCACAAGAGAGTGCGGAACATTGGAATTTGTGATAATTATCTTGCAGTCTCCCAGCTCTAACGGCGCATAAGAATATTTCAGGCTCGAACAATTTAGTAAGACGGCGTTATCCTTTTTTCCCATGCTTACGGCGAATTGATCCATTATGCCGCAGTTCATTCCGACAAAATTATTTTCTGCTTCCTGCGAGAATAAAGCAGCGTTTACACCATCGATATTAAAGCCTTCAAGATCGCTGAAAATTTTTGTTGTGAGGACTTCAATAGCTGCCGACGACGACAACCCAGCCCCGTCCGGAAGATTTCCCGCAAATAAAATATCAATTCCGGAATTAAATTTGTAACCGTGCTTAATGAGAATTGACGCAACTCCAACCGGATAATTTACCCATGTGCGTGAGGTTAATTTTTTGCAGATTTCGTCAAATGAGATCTCAAACGGTTTAGACTCGTCATTGTCAAAATTTAGTGAGAATAAGCGCAATTTATTTCGTGAAGTCTTACAT
The Synergistaceae bacterium DNA segment above includes these coding regions:
- a CDS encoding galactokinase, yielding MINTMLEPFAKIFGQDAAPQAFFSPGRVNLIGEHTDHEGGFVFPCAIEFGIYALACKTSRNKLRLFSLNFDNDESKPFEISFDEICKKLTSRTWVNYPVGVASILIKHGYKFNSGIDILFAGNLPDGAGLSSSAAIEVLTTKIFSDLEGFNIDGVNAALFSQEAENNFVGMNCGIMDQFAVSMGKKDNAVLLNCSSLKYSYAPLELGDCKIIITNSNVPHSLVSSEYNLRRQQCEQALADLQKVKEISCLCDLTENELDEYSYLINDPINLRRARHAVSENARALRAYDSLKAGDLQTFGRLMNASHVSLRDNYQVTINELDILAKLAWDFPGVIGSRMTGGGFGGCTVSIVKDDSVKDFISSIGAKYKELTGRDAAFYETSSTNGAGSIK